Proteins co-encoded in one Salvia splendens isolate huo1 chromosome 4, SspV2, whole genome shotgun sequence genomic window:
- the LOC121797908 gene encoding serine/threonine-protein kinase RIPK-like — protein sequence MAVKRKMKWQDYFPSCFKPEAPARVKKKPVAKQTSFPRILMSDFSSSTVLSEDLSISLAGSNLHVFTLQELKVITQNFSSSNFLGEGGFGPVHKGFVDDKLRPGLKAQPVAVKLLDLDGGQGHREWLTEVIFLGQLRHAHLVKLIGYCCEEEHRLLVYEYMPRGSLENQLFRRFSVSLPWPTRMKIALGAAKGLAFLHEAEKPVIYRDFKASNILLDSDYTAKLSDFGLAKDGPEGDNTHVSTRVMGTQGYAAPEYIMTGHLTAASDVYSFGVVLLELLTGRKSVDKTRPSREQNLAEWARALLKSPRKLGRLMDPRLEGQYSEAGAQKAAALAYQCLSHRPKLRPTMSEAIQVLEPLQDSGGNQIGTFVFVSTDSDSREISSNGEKHTETKRENHRKPAAKSPKSPLTFAEMNSPHHHRMRRV from the exons ATGGCAGTGAAGAGAAAGATGAAATGGCAGGActatttcccgagctgcttCAAGCCCGAGGCCCCGGCCCGGGTCAAGAAGAAGCCGGTCGCCAAGCAGACCTCGTTCCCGAGGATCTTGATGTCCGATTTCAGCAGCTCCACCGTGCTCTCCGAGGATCTCTCCATCTCCCTTGCCGGCTCGAATCTGCATGTCTTCACGCTGCAGGAGCTCAAGGTCATCACGCAGAACTTCTCGTCGAGTAATTTCCTAGGCGAAGGCGGGTTCGGGCCCGTGCACAAGGGCTTTGTTGATGACAAGCTTAGGCCGGGCCTCAAGGCCCAGCCCGTCGCCGTTAAGCTCCTTGATTTGGATGGTGGACAAGGCCACCGCGAATGGCTG ACAGAAGTGATTTTTCTTGGTCAATTAAGACATGCTCATTTGGTGAAGCTGATTGGATATTGTTGTGAGGAAGAACACAGGCTTTTGGTGTATGAATACATGCCAAGAGGAAGCCTTGAAAACCAGCTTTTCAGAA GATTTTCGGTTTCACTTCCATGGCCAACAAGAATGAAGATAGCTCTTGGGGCAGCCAAAGGGCTTGCCTTCCTCCACGAAGCCGAAAAGCCCGTTATATACCGTGATTTTAAGGCCTCCAACATTTTGCTCGACTCG GACTATACAGCTAAGCTCTCGGATTTTGGGCTGGCCAAAGACGGCCCAGAAGGAGACAACACGCACGTCTCCACACGAGTCATGGGCACACAGGGGTATGCTGCCCCTGAGTACATCATGACAGGTCACCTGACAGCTGCGAGCGACGTGTACAGTTTCGGAGTAGTACTGCTCGAGCTGCTCACTGGGCGGAAGTCAGTAGACAAGACCCGCCCCTCCAGGGAGCAGAATCTGGCCGAATGGGCGCGGGCCTTACTCAAGAGCCCGCGCAAGCTGGGCCGCCTGATGGACCCCAGACTGGAAGGCCAGTACTCGGAGGCCGGGGCCCAGAAGGCGGCGGCACTCGCGTACCAGTGCCTGAGCCACCGCCCGAAACTCCGGCCCACGATGAGCGAAGCGATCCAAGTCTTGGAGCCGTTGCAAGATAGCGGCGGAAACCAAATTGGAACCTTCGTCTTCGTCTCCACGGATAGTGATTCGAGAGAAATATCGAGCAACGGAGAAAAACACACGGAGACGAAGAGGGAGAATCACCGGAAACCGGCGGCGAAGTCTCCGAAATCGCCGCTCACTTTCGCAGAGATGAATTCGCCGCACCACCACCGGATGAGGAGAGTGTGA
- the LOC121799996 gene encoding cysteine proteinase 3-like translates to MARLLLLFIGVLIASATVARSGSELLDNPIRQVVDGLHELESSILKAVGDSRRAVSFARFAHRYGKMYESSEEIQRRFQVFSENLRMIRSHNRKGLSYSMGVNEFTDLTWDEFKKHRLGAAQNCSATRSGNHKLTDAVLPTLIDWRKSGIVSPVKNQGSCGSCWTFSSTGALEAAYAQAFGKSISLSEQQLVDCAGAFNNFGCNGGLPSQAFEYIKYNGGLDTEAAYPYTGKDGVCKYSSENVAVKVVDSVNITLGAEDELKHAVAFVRPVSVAFEVVDGFKAYNGGVYTSTTCGSDPMDVNHAVLAVGYGVENGVPYWLIKNSWGADWGDNGYFKMEMGKNMCGVATCASYPIVA, encoded by the exons ATGGCTCGGCTTCTGCTTCTCTTCATCGGAGTTCTGATCGCCTCCGCTACCGTCGCTCGATCCGGATCGGAGCTCCTCGATAATCCGATCAGGCAAGTCGTCGACGGTCTCCACGAGCTAGAGTCCTCCATTCTCAAAGCAGTCGGAGACTCGCGCCGCGCCGTCTCCTTCGCTCGCTTCGCTCATAG GTACGGGAAGATGTACGAGAGTTCGGAGGAGATACAGAGGAGATTTCAGGTTTTCTCCGAGAATTTGAGGATGATCCGATCGCATAACAGAAAAGGACTCTCCTACTCTATGGGAGTCAACG AGTTTACTGATCTTACATGGGACGAGTTCAAGAAGCATAGACTGGGAGCTGCTCAAAATTGCTCTGCTACAAGAAGTGGCAACCATAAGCTCACTGATGCAGTCCTCCCTACCTTG ATAGACTGGAGGAAAAGTGGCATTGTTAGCCCAGTGAAAAATCAAGGTAGTTGTGGATCTTGCTGGACATTCAG TTCGACAGGAGCACTAGAGGCAGCTTATGCACAAGCATTTGGAAAGAGTATTTCTCTGTCCGAGCAGCAGCTCGTCGACTGTGCTGGAGCTTTCAACAACTTTGGCTGCAATGGTGGATTGCCATCTCAAGCCTTCGAGTACATCAAATACAACGGTGGCCTTGATACTGAGGCTGCCTACCCATACACTGGAAAGGATGGAGTGTGCAAGTATTCCTCTGAGAATGTTGCTGTCAAAGTAGTTGATTCTGTCAATATCACTCTG GgtgccgaggatgagcttaagCATGCGGTTGCATTTGTTCGGCCGGTGAGTGTGGCGTTTGAGGTAGTTGATGGGTTCAAAGCATACAACGGTGGTGTTTACACTAGCACCACTTGTGGCAGCGATCCAATG GATGTTAACCACGCGGTTCTGGCTGTTGGTTACGGAGTTGAAAATGGAGTGCCGTATTGGCTCATCAAGAACTCATGGGGAGCTGACTGGGGCGACAATGGCTATTTCAAGATGGAGATGGGCAAGAACATGTGTG GCGTTGCAACATGTGCATCATATCCTATAGTTGCTTAA
- the LOC121799997 gene encoding protein FIP1-like isoform X1 — MSMDRHGSSYAASPEETNLFLDILQEAPLCGHQKRTRILGSIFYCILLAGYAIFALGITWILKSLEDLTVSLLCSCNILLLVVTGIFLQYLVYQVHKIRLQGYYGFSQKLKHIIRLPFATIAYGTAAMLLVMAWKHHISFLSISMLLRIIMLVEAVCAGFFMSVYVGYVHQYNSLDSQPDALNSLYSPLQQASPLEGLRYHDGGRLSDQQMALLQYQRENLHFLSEEILRLQESLSKYERTNDGSTPQVDLAHLLATRDQELRTLSAEMNQLQSELRLARSLIAERDSEIQGVRNTNNQYIEENERLRAILGEWSARAAKLERALESANMSNLELQKKISSKTRTTAEPVD; from the exons ATGTCGATGGACAGGCACGGCTCTTCCTACGCTGCATCTCCCGAAGAAACCAACCT GTTCCTTGACATACTGCAAGAGGCTCCCTTATGTGGCCACCAGAAGCGAACAAGGATACTTGGGAGtatcttttattgtattttactG GCAGGTTATGCAATTTTTGCTCTGGGAATCACATGGATTCTTAAGTCTTTGGAAGATTTAACCGTCTCACTACTGTGTAGCTGTAATATCCTTCTTTTGGTCGTTACAG GCATTTTTCTACAATATTTGGTTTATCAAGTTCACAAGATACGCCTGCAG GGTTATTATGGTTTCAGCCAAAAGTTGAAGCATATAATTCGCCTACCATTTGCTACTATTGCATATG GAACTGCTGCAATGCTGCTTGTCATGGCCTGGAAGCACCATATAAGTTTTCTATCAATTTCTATGCTACTCAG AATCATTATGCTGGTTGAAGCAGTATGTGCAGGATTTTTCATGAGTGTCTATGTCG GTTATGTGCACCAATACAATTCATTGGATTCCCAACCTGACGCTTTGAACTCATTGTACTCTCCACTGCAACAAGCAAGTCCTTTAGAAGGATTGAG gTACCATGATGGGGGGCGACTATCAGATCAACAGATGGCATTGCTGCAGTATCAGAGAGAAAACCTTCACTTTCTCAGTGAGGAG aTTCTTAGACTGCAAGAATCTTTGAGCAAATATGAGAGAACTAATGATGGTAGCACGCCTCAG GTTGATCTGGCTCATTTGTTAGCTACTCGTGATCAAGAACTACGGACACTTTCGGCTGAG ATGAACCAGTTACAATCGGAACTTCGACTTGCTCGCTCTCTGATAGCTGAGAGAGACTCCGAGATACAAGGCGTTCGCAACACTAACAATCAG TACATCGAGGAGAATGAAAGGCTTAGAGCTATACTTGGGGAGTGGAGCGCCAGAGCAGCTAAG CTGGAGCGTGCATTGGAGTCTGCAAACATGTCCAATTTGGAACTGCAGAAGAAAATCTCATCGAAGACTCGGACTACAGCAGAACCAGTTGATTAG
- the LOC121799997 gene encoding protein FIP1-like isoform X2, which produces MWPPEANKDTWEYLLLYFTGYAIFALGITWILKSLEDLTVSLLCSCNILLLVVTGIFLQYLVYQVHKIRLQGYYGFSQKLKHIIRLPFATIAYGTAAMLLVMAWKHHISFLSISMLLRIIMLVEAVCAGFFMSVYVGYVHQYNSLDSQPDALNSLYSPLQQASPLEGLRYHDGGRLSDQQMALLQYQRENLHFLSEEILRLQESLSKYERTNDGSTPQVDLAHLLATRDQELRTLSAEMNQLQSELRLARSLIAERDSEIQGVRNTNNQYIEENERLRAILGEWSARAAKLERALESANMSNLELQKKISSKTRTTAEPVD; this is translated from the exons ATGTGGCCACCAGAAGCGAACAAGGATACTTGGGAGtatcttttattgtattttactG GTTATGCAATTTTTGCTCTGGGAATCACATGGATTCTTAAGTCTTTGGAAGATTTAACCGTCTCACTACTGTGTAGCTGTAATATCCTTCTTTTGGTCGTTACAG GCATTTTTCTACAATATTTGGTTTATCAAGTTCACAAGATACGCCTGCAG GGTTATTATGGTTTCAGCCAAAAGTTGAAGCATATAATTCGCCTACCATTTGCTACTATTGCATATG GAACTGCTGCAATGCTGCTTGTCATGGCCTGGAAGCACCATATAAGTTTTCTATCAATTTCTATGCTACTCAG AATCATTATGCTGGTTGAAGCAGTATGTGCAGGATTTTTCATGAGTGTCTATGTCG GTTATGTGCACCAATACAATTCATTGGATTCCCAACCTGACGCTTTGAACTCATTGTACTCTCCACTGCAACAAGCAAGTCCTTTAGAAGGATTGAG gTACCATGATGGGGGGCGACTATCAGATCAACAGATGGCATTGCTGCAGTATCAGAGAGAAAACCTTCACTTTCTCAGTGAGGAG aTTCTTAGACTGCAAGAATCTTTGAGCAAATATGAGAGAACTAATGATGGTAGCACGCCTCAG GTTGATCTGGCTCATTTGTTAGCTACTCGTGATCAAGAACTACGGACACTTTCGGCTGAG ATGAACCAGTTACAATCGGAACTTCGACTTGCTCGCTCTCTGATAGCTGAGAGAGACTCCGAGATACAAGGCGTTCGCAACACTAACAATCAG TACATCGAGGAGAATGAAAGGCTTAGAGCTATACTTGGGGAGTGGAGCGCCAGAGCAGCTAAG CTGGAGCGTGCATTGGAGTCTGCAAACATGTCCAATTTGGAACTGCAGAAGAAAATCTCATCGAAGACTCGGACTACAGCAGAACCAGTTGATTAG